From a single Anaerolineales bacterium genomic region:
- the gcvPA gene encoding aminomethyl-transferring glycine dehydrogenase subunit GcvPA, with protein MTYIPISPAERDAMLKTVGVKSLDDLFDAVPAKHRFPKLDLPPALTEMEAAAHLADMASSNENVREHLISFLGAGAYNHYVPSVVDHMLRRGEFYTAYTPYQPEISQGTLQAIFEYQSLMTNLTGMDVSNASHYDGATATAEAVNLAYAQFRGKRRKIVISPTVHPQYREVIRTYSQGMGLEEAGDDPSADLEVGPEALTSLIDENTMLVIVQYPDFFGRIHDYTKLIEDAHAKGSLVCIVANPTALIMLKSPGDMGADIVVGEAQPFGIPLWYGGPYLGFFTTRKSYVHKMAGRLVGETVDNRGQRSYVLTLTAREQHIKRERATSNICTNQGLLALASAVYMSTLGKQGLQEVANLCYQKAHYAAGELSKIDGFGLCFMEPFFHEFVLCTPKPAGEVNQYLLDNGILGGYDLSKDYPALQNHILVAVTEMNSKDEIDTLVEVLKEM; from the coding sequence ATGACCTATATCCCGATTTCACCCGCAGAACGGGATGCGATGCTGAAGACCGTCGGCGTAAAATCGCTGGACGATCTCTTCGATGCGGTCCCTGCAAAACATCGCTTCCCCAAACTTGACCTTCCCCCCGCACTGACCGAAATGGAAGCCGCCGCCCACCTTGCGGATATGGCATCCAGCAACGAGAACGTGCGCGAACATCTCATCTCCTTCCTCGGCGCAGGCGCATACAATCATTACGTCCCATCCGTTGTGGATCACATGCTGCGGCGCGGCGAGTTCTACACCGCTTACACACCATACCAGCCGGAAATTTCACAAGGCACCCTGCAAGCCATCTTCGAATATCAATCGTTGATGACCAACCTGACCGGCATGGATGTCTCCAACGCCTCGCACTACGACGGCGCGACCGCCACCGCCGAAGCAGTCAACCTCGCCTATGCTCAATTCCGCGGCAAACGCAGGAAGATCGTCATCTCCCCCACCGTGCATCCGCAGTACCGCGAAGTCATCCGCACGTACTCACAAGGCATGGGACTGGAAGAAGCCGGGGATGACCCATCAGCAGACCTCGAGGTCGGTCCCGAAGCGTTGACGTCCCTGATCGACGAGAACACCATGCTTGTCATCGTGCAATATCCCGATTTCTTCGGGCGCATCCACGATTACACCAAACTCATCGAAGACGCGCACGCCAAGGGCTCGCTCGTGTGTATCGTTGCAAACCCCACCGCGTTGATCATGCTCAAATCGCCCGGCGATATGGGCGCCGACATTGTCGTCGGTGAAGCACAGCCGTTCGGCATCCCGCTCTGGTATGGCGGACCGTATCTCGGCTTCTTCACCACGCGCAAATCCTACGTCCACAAAATGGCGGGACGTCTGGTCGGCGAAACCGTTGACAACCGCGGACAGCGTTCGTACGTGCTGACGCTCACCGCGCGCGAACAACACATCAAACGCGAACGCGCAACATCGAACATCTGCACCAATCAAGGCTTGCTCGCGCTGGCATCCGCCGTGTACATGTCCACACTCGGCAAACAGGGATTGCAGGAAGTGGCGAACCTGTGCTATCAAAAAGCGCATTACGCCGCAGGCGAACTCAGCAAAATCGACGGCTTCGGTCTGTGCTTCATGGAGCCATTCTTCCACGAGTTCGTTCTGTGCACGCCCAAACCCGCGGGCGAAGTCAACCAATACCTGCTCGACAACGGCATCCTCGGCGGCTACGACCTCAGCAAGGATTACCCCGCGCTTCAAAACCACATCCTTGTCGCGGTGACCGAGATGAACAGCAAGGACGAGATCGACACGCTCGTCGAAGTGCTGAAGGAGATGTAG
- the gcvH gene encoding glycine cleavage system protein GcvH produces the protein MNAPSNLKYTKSDEWFDPASGAAGITDYAQSQLSDIVFVEILVEEGEDVEVGKPIASVESVKASAEIYSPAAGKVSAVNKGLSDAPETLNTDPFGEGWMIKVEGGAAGEVMDAAEYEKYCEGRSH, from the coding sequence ATGAACGCCCCTTCCAATCTTAAGTACACCAAATCCGATGAATGGTTCGACCCCGCCTCAGGCGCAGCCGGGATCACTGACTACGCCCAAAGCCAACTCTCCGATATCGTCTTCGTGGAGATCCTCGTGGAGGAAGGCGAGGATGTTGAAGTCGGCAAGCCGATCGCTTCGGTCGAATCGGTCAAAGCCTCGGCGGAGATCTACTCGCCCGCGGCTGGAAAAGTCAGCGCAGTGAACAAGGGACTTTCCGATGCGCCCGAGACCCTCAACACCGATCCGTTCGGCGAAGGCTGGATGATCAAGGTCGAAGGCGGCGCGGCTGGAGAAGTGATGGACGCCGCTGAGTATGAAAAGTATTGCGAGGGACGCTCCCATTAA